CAAGTCATCATGGGAATATACGTGGCACACTGTTACTACTTATTCCACCTTCCACCCCATGTAAAACCTGCAAGTCATCATGGGTATATACGTGGCACACTGTTACTACTTATTCCTCCTTCCACTCCATATAAAACCTGCAAGTCATCATGGGTATATACGTGGCACATTGTTACTACTTATTCCACTTTCCACGTGAAACCTGCAAGTCATCATGGGTATATACGTGGCACACTGTTACTACTTATTCCACCTTCCTCCCCATGTGAAATCTGCAAGTCATCATGGGAATATACGTGGCACACTGTTACTACTTATTCCACCTTCCTCCCCATGTGAAATCTGCGAGTCATCATGGGTATATACGTGGCACACTGTTACTACTTATTCCACCTTCCTCCCCATGTGAAATCTGCGAGTCATCATGGGAATATACGTGGCACACTGTTACTACTTATTCCACCTTCCACTCCATATAAAACCTGCAAGTCATCATGGGAATATACGTGGCACACTGTTACTACTTATTCCACCTTCCTCCCCATGTGAAATCTGCGAGTCATCATGGGTATATACGTGGCACACTGTTACTACTTATTCCACCTTCCTCCCCATGTGAAATCTGCGAGTCATCATGGGTATATACGTGGCACACTGTTACTACTTATTCCACCTTCCACCCCCATGTGAAATCTGCGAGTCATCATGGGTATATACGTGGCACACTGTTACTACTTATTCCACCTTCCACCCCCATGTGAAATCTGCGAGTCATCATGGGTATATACGTGGCACACTGTTACTACTTATTCCACCTTCCACCCCCATGTGAAATCTGCGAGTCATCATGGGTATATACGTGGCACATTGTTACTACTTAATCCATCTTTCCTTTTGGCCATTACCTTAGAAATATTCTTAAAGCCCAGGTTTGACAAAGCACTGATGAATGCTCTAATATCCTCAAAGCGACTGGCGACCTCTGCAACCTTTAGGATACCACTGTGCACAAAGGATAGAAGAGACAGTGACATGGGCAGGAGAAAATGGCAGAATACAGACTCAGGAAAcagaaactaaagaaaaaaagttgTCTATCAACTCGTCCGTTACTGAGCTCACTGTCTTGCACCTCCCTCTCTGGTCATTCCATCACACACTAActccccactcctccctctctggTCATTCGATcacaccctcactcctccctctctgGTCATTCCATCACACACTaactcctcactcctccctctctgGTCATTCCATCATACACTAACTCCTCACGTCCTCCTCTCTGGTCATTTCATCATacactaactcctccctctctggccatTCCATCAGCACACTAActccccactcctccctctctggTCATTCGATcacaccctcactcctccctctctgGTCATTCCATCACACACTaactcctcactcctccctctctgGTCATTCCATCGTGCACACTaactcctcactcctccctctctgGTCATTCCATCACACACTaactcctcactcctccctctctgGTCATTCCATCGTGCACACTaactcctcactcctccctctctgGTCATTCCATCGTGCACACTAactcctcactcccccctctctggTCATTCCATCATACACTAActtcctcactcctccctctGTGATCATTCCATCATACACTaactcctcactcctccctctctgGTCATTCCATCATACACTAactcctcactcccccctctctggTCATTCCATCATACACTaactcctcactcctccctctctgGTCATTCCATCGTGCACAGTAACTTCTCACTCCTCCCTCTCTGGTCATTCCATCGTGCACACTAActtcccactcctccctctctggTCATTCCATCATACACTAACTCCTCACTCCTCCCNNNNNNNNNNNNNNNNNNNNNNNNNNNNNNNNNNNNNNNNNNNNNNNNNNNNNNNNNNNNNNNNNNNNNNNNNNNNNNNNNNNNNNNNNNNNNNNNNNNNCCCCCCCCCGCTCCACACCCTCACACCCCAGAGTGACTCCTCTTCACCCACTAACATCACTGCTGCCCCATACCCTCATATCCTTCCTGGAATAACCCCTCTCCAGCCAAGAATGCCAGTGCTGCCCCACAtcctcacctctccccccccGCTCCACACCCTCACACCCCAGAGTGACTCCTCTTCACCCACTAACATCACTGCTGCCCCATACCCTCATATCCTTCCTGGAATAACCCCTCTCCAGCCAAGAATGCCCGTGCTGCCccacatcctcaccccccccccccccgctccacaCCCTCACACCCCAGAGTGACTCCTCTTCACCCACTAACATCACTGCTGCCCCATACCCTCATATCCTTCCTGGAATAACCCCTCTCCAGCCAAGAATGCCCGTGCTGCCccacatcctcacccccccccccccgctccacaCCCTCACACCCCAGAGTGACTCCTCTTCACCCACTAACATCACTGCTGCCCCATACCCTCATATCCTTCCTGGAATAACCCCTCTCCAGCCAAGAATGCCAGTGCTGCCccacatcctcaccccccccccccccgctccacaCCCTCACACCCCAGAGTGACTCCTCTTCACCCACTAACATCACTGCTGCCCCATACCCTCATATCCTTCCTGGAATAACCCCTCTCCAGCCAAGAATGCCCGTGCTGCCccacatcctcaccccccccccccccgctccacaCCCTCACACCCCAGAGTGACTCCTCTTCACCCACTAACATCACTGCTGCCCCATACCCTCATATCCTTCCTGGAATAACCCCTCTCCAGCCAAGAATGCCAGTGCTGCCccacatcctcaccccccccccccgctccacaCCCTCACACCCCAGAGTGACTCCTCTTCACCCACTAACATCACTGCTGCCCCATACCCTCATATCCTTCCTGGAATAACCCCTCTCCAGCCAAGAATGCCAGTGCTGCCccacatcctcacccccccccccccgctccacaCCCTCACACCCCAGAGTGACTCCTCTTCACCCACTAACATCACTGCTGCCCCATACCCTCATATCCTTCCTGGAATAACCCCTCTCCAGCCAAGAATGCCCGTGCTGCCccacatcctcacccccccccccccgctccacaCCCTCACACCCCAGAGTGACTCCTCTTCACCCACTAACATCACTGCTGCCCCATACCCTCATATCCTTCCTGGAATAACCCCTCTCCAGCCAAGAATGCCCGTGCTGCCCCACATCCTCACCCACCCCCCATTCCCTGGGAATGTCACCACTGCTCCACACCCCAGAGTGACTCCTCTTCACCCACTAACATCACTGCTGCCCTCAGCGCCTCATACCTTTGCCATGTCACACACAGTCACGTGGTCATTCAAAGCCATCAAGTCAAACGAATGCACTTTGTTCCTGACACTGCGTGCGATTTTACAGTCTCCGCATCCAAAATCTGCCACCACCAGTGAGGCTGGCCTGAGGGAGAGAACAAGACATGAAATCCAAATGCAACATAAATCCCCTACAGCGCTGAGCACTCATACACACAATCGAGCctaagattgccatactgggtcagcccaaaggccatcaagcccagcatcctgtttgccccttgagatcctgccaggcacttgggaCCTGGCTTGACCACTGCTGGAgagagatcccaagctgcttatcccgaGAATgagcaggggatttctgcaactctgccttaataatggttaatggacgtttcctccaggaacttgtccaaatcttttctaaAGCACAGCTCCACTAATATCTcataccacatcctctggcaatgaattccagcgcTTAACTATGCATcgggtaaaaaaaatattttctcctatttgtcttaaatctatcacccagtaacttcattgattgtcccctagtctttatacttttcaaaagagtaaacaaccgattcacgtTTATTTGTTCCCTTCCACTCAttatttcatagacctctatcatatcccccctcagccgtctcttctccaagctgaacagccctaacctcttcagcctttcctcataggggagctgttccatcccctttatcattctgtttgttctctgttccttttctaattctgctctatctttcttgagatgtggagaccagaactgcacaaaatactcaaggtgtggtcgcaccacAGAGCTTTCATCACCCTCTACTACACCACACactcagctctgccagtgcacctcgtTTCTTCTCTGCGCCATCCCCCTCACATAGCACTGGCAATGCCCCTTTATCCTTCCCTGCAGCACTACCTCTTAATCCAGTATTGAGGACCccccacaaatacacacacacacttctgccAATGCCCGTCACCTCGCTCCTACGCTGGTCAATTAGACAACCTGTCTTTAAACATGTCTTACCAGGCGCCAATCCTTCCCTCAGCCGCTGTTCACTCCCTCCCTTGCTAATACCCCAGCTATGGATTTTCTTCCCTGGGGGGGATATTCGTCCTGGCGCTGGGTGCTTACCGGTTTCGCAGGTATTTGATGATTCCGTCAATGGGGCTCTGGGGCCAGCGCTGCAGCTGGGCCACGAAGCCGTGGTGATAGATCTGAAAGGCCTCGGGGTCCTGCAGAAAAAGCTGCCGAGCTTCCCGGCTGCTGGAGGTGTACAGCTGCTGGTTAATGTAACGGAAGCGTGCTGCCTTCAGCCGTTCCTCCATCCTACAGCGCAGCGCCGCCGAGCGCTCTGGGCCTGCTCTCTCCTGAGACGGGGGCTCCTCGGTGCCGGGACCTGCTCCCTCCCTGGATACCTCCGTCACCTCGGCAGCATCCGCACGCCCCCCGGACAATGCTGTCGCCTCTGCTGCATTCCCCTGCTGCAAAATCTTCCTCAGCTTTATCAACTGCCCCTCCCGCCTCCTCTGGTCTGCAGCCCGGGCCTGGAGACGGGGTCCCTTGGATACCGCGCCAGGCTCGCTGCTCTCTACGCTGCCCGCGCCATTCTTCGCGGGTCTCGCAGTCCCGCTATCAGCACACCCTGGATCTCCGAGGAGATCTGTCCCCTTGCTCTCTGCAGTCACTTTAAATTTATTCTTATTtcgctttttatttttctgttggtttctccatttttttctacTCAGCCAATCTGCGGATTCTCCCAGAACTTTTGTGGCCGGATTCTGCACTGCCTTGCCTTTTTCTGGTCCATCCTGAGGGGCACCTAGGCAAGAAAAAATGGCAAAGAATTACAGACAGCTAGGGCTGGAAGGGAGCCATTAATTCCCTGCCCCCATCTGATCAGCAAAGAGACAGGAAGAAGTCTTACTGAAACCCCTCCAACATCCCTGAATCAGGAGgaaatcctcttctctcttttttccccccttacctgagctcagtgcttaccggctgagaACAGAGACGGGATccggctccggggggggggggggggagagggctttggcagtcaccaccgcactcggcttcctgcacccgctgcctttcagctgcttgagcagcgaagtccacgctgggaaccggctactggaccaaggctcacctctgagggatctctgaaatcacctcagggattctcaactgagggagggacctttaggtatcaccgcaggaaggcggggctcaatcttttctcccatttaaaagtagaatttcttcttctaaaaggtacagcgatccccatagggaaagcacgtccacatctgctaggagacggagaaatactgaaggactgaggTCTCTGCAGGGGAGTATCTAGGGTGACaacagctttgaaacctgactcagtttccatctgttggcaggagagcataatccattggtcccgagtccatctggctacatgatAGGAAATAAGTATTTGCTGCTTATTCctttcatacaggccgatacaggacggtgcgctcggccaagtgcaccgtttagcccccgtttggccgcgcgtttttgacgcgctattattaccccttatactgtaaggggtaatagcgcgtggaaaacacgtagccaaccccccgaaactaatagtgctcatcacatgcaaatgtatgtgatgagcctattagtcacctGCAATACAGgtgttaatttcagacggcaccgggcaagtgtacagaaaagcagaaaaaactgattttctgtacaccctccaacttaatacc
This sequence is a window from Rhinatrema bivittatum chromosome 5, aRhiBiv1.1, whole genome shotgun sequence. Protein-coding genes within it:
- the RRP8 gene encoding ribosomal RNA-processing protein 8 (The sequence of the model RefSeq protein was modified relative to this genomic sequence to represent the inferred CDS: added 107 bases not found in genome assembly) → MFDTGDWNDNADARRLSKSLHHHRSSAEGAQGTAAARGIGQRLVKKQLLETLRMLEAASQRYQDAERPLVTQDVSRSEEDEADATVTCSKHRKKRSRKRKQGLSLEISRAGSQIPLKAARHSIKTPGTGAETPLSKLEASRGAPQDGPEKGKAVQNPATKVLGESADWLSRKKWRNQQKNKKRNKNKFKVTAESKGTDLLGDPGCADSGTARPAKNGAGSVESSEPGAVSKGPRLQARAADQRRREGQLIKLRKILQQGNAAEATALSGGRADAAEVTEVSREGAGPGTEEPPSQERAGPERSAALRCRMEERLKAARFRYINQQLYTSSSREARQLFLQDPEAFQIYHHGFVAQLQRWPQSPIDGIIKYLRNRPASLVVADFGCGDCKIARSVRNKVHSFDLMALNDHVTVCDMAKVPLQDESVDVAVFCLALMGTNLREFFEEANRVLKPGGILKVAEVASRFEDIRAFISALSNLGFKNISKDTSNNFFYTFDFSKSGRPRSKGNLPGLRLKACLYKKR